tataacatgcaataaaaaaatattacaaaatgtatagtaaattaaataaataaataagcttAAATCCTTCGCAACGATTCAAAcgttaatattatttttactgaaACTGATTCACAATTTTTCAccataaataattcaatatcGAAGGTGCAGGCGGCCTCCGTATAGTTCAGTTATGTTACTTCCCTAAGATTTTTCAACAGTTTCCCACACCTGATATCCCTTGTCTTTCACATCCTTCTCCTCATTCACTCATTCTTTCATACGTACTTAATAATTAACGTCTTAAGGCCGTTTTTCTCGACCTCGCGTCTTtcttgaataaataattatttggttaattgttttgaataatttagGTTTTATAAGCGGATAttctttataaatatttatatacttgttacatattttttatacttttcatTCATTTATCAACTTTACATTAAATACTGAAGATTTTTAAAGTGTTATATTTTAGTCTTTACCCGTGCTTAGGCCCATGCACCCTTCCTTTTTTTACAttctatattataaatacaaattcTTATACGACTCAAAACATTAAGTAAGCTTGCAATAAATTTCCTAGCGATACTTCATTCAAAATTTCCAAGTCTTTTAAAAGTCAACACCAACATGGTAGTCTTTACTGATAAATCAATGTTTCATAACATAATAGCTGgtagatatttatttttttctgttatttacCTATATAAAGGTTATCTATTTGACTAATAATCTATCtttgaataaatgaattttcaaaataaataacttatttAAAACACTGATAATACTTATTGGATgcatttgtataattttttaaagagttcgCTCATGGCGTAATTGCAATGAACGTATCGTTATAAGGTATATACCTTTTGAGTTATAATCTGTATATAGAAACAAAGACAGTTTGTTCGCAAGTTGAAGAGTTTCAATTTTAGTaaaaggaaaaataatttgtttgaCTAAAATGTATTCTATAATCGTTGTTTGAGTCATGACATGAAAGGCAACGTTTTCATATTGAAATATATCTTCAATATCGATAGGTTGCTGCACTTAACTCTAGCTCCTGCCTGTATGAATTCATTAAATTGATTTCTAGTCTGTCCAACTTCTTTGTGCTTTCAATTCTCTTGTTTGTTCGatataaagaaatattttgCTTACTTTTTATCGAACGCGTTAGCTTGTTTATTTGATTCAAGATGGACGCTACGAAGTGAagttatgaatttaaatttatctgCGCACCAATGTGCTTGGAATTCAGAAATACACGATACATTTGTTCAAATCGTAGCTATTACAAGCAAGAATTTTAGTATTGGAGATTTTATCAGCTATGCAACCAGAATAGCGTTTTAATGAGGCAATACATGTGAGACTCGTAGACTATTGTTGCTATTAACTCTCTTCTAGATCTTCTTTTTTCGTTAAACTGTATGATGCGCACTAGTTGCGGTCTTTGGTCTATTCACAAACTGTATTTTTGCGTTCTTAGGAATTGTAGGAAAAAGAGCTCTTCAAGTTTTAAGGTGCAAGCTCCGATCGTCTACATTTGGCGTTTTCGACCCATGTTGCATATTTTGAAGTGACAAAGTGCCATGTCtgaaacaataacaaaattttatgattttttttatattgaatgatcattatttattaaatttatttatttacactaTTATTCGATTACTTTAATAAactttattacaaaatttgtTTCAGTTTAATTATTGAGAACAATGtagatacaaaaaaattagCAATATAAAAGCTGGCGCCAGAACTATATGTATCAGTCTATAGTAAATAGATTAATCCGATCATGATTATTGATCCGTCAATACAATGTTCTGTTTCCGTGATATGTACGTAGCGAAAAGCTCTATAAATCAATTGCCAAAGACGTCATGGTTTCAGGTGTCCTTAAAGTCAAGTGGCTTAATTGAAATCAGCTGCTATGACTATGAGTTTATATTggttatttcaatatttttcattctttcaAATGTATTTTTCCTCAAATTGTTACAACCGTGTAAtggattaaataaataatctattGACCAACATAGTTAAGATAAAGTGGCTATATGATACAAATATCTAATGTCACAGAAAGCCCCTTTAGCAAAAATATTCCGTAGTATAGAAGCCAAGGAAAGTGTTAAGAGTAAATGCTAAACAGCGGAGGCTCCTGCGAATTATCGGTGGATTAGAGACGTGCTCAACGAACGAAGTGGAAGACAAACTAAGTGGATTTGCGGATTTTAATGCGCGTCTACCAAATAAACTAATATATTTTGCTTGTATCTTactgcataaattaatatttttgctaAACCTGCCAACAATGAtattatttacgtatataATTCAAAGTAAAAATCAATTCTATCACGaagaagttttgaagaaatGATTGAAGAGTTCGTAAATTGTCAGAAATAATCTTCTAGCATGGCTAAGGTTGAATATTGGACTCTTGACATTGATTAAACGCCGATGGTAAAATAAGCAAGAGCATTTCACAGCTACACGATATTTACTACTGAGCATATGAAATTTCTACCATGACTTTATACATAAAACCTAATCCAagctaaaatattaaatcttgCAAACAGTAGAAGATACTATCACCATTTCAGTGTAGTTTTTATTAGGTTATTTCTTTGTTACGACGCAGTCATGCCATATCGCAAATAATTTCAGTATGCTAtaaaagtttttcgatttGGCTATTCTTAGAACGTATCAAAACAGAAATTCGATTGTATACTTTATTATTTCGCAGAAAAGATAGTTATAGTATTTGTTAATGCAGAAAACAGTATTTAAATAGGGCAAACTTACAGCTGGTTCGCTTTCCAGAGTGCAGAGGTCCACTATGGTACATAGCGGCAGGTACAGGAAGTGCTTCAGTATCTTCCTCCGAAAATTCCGGTGGTTGCTGATGTTCTCTTTGATTCCTTGCTTTCGCATCTATAAGCGCCTGAATTTCCATTTGCTCTTCTGCCAGTTCTGCTATTTCTTTCTCAATTTTTTGCTCCTTGCGCTCCACTATCTGTTTAAGCCTGTCCACTAGCGTCTGCAATTAAATAAGTCCttgaattttagaaaaactatTTACAACTTTAGGAATAATCAATATAACtacttttttgtaatattaataaGGAAAATAAACGTTTAGCTGTACTTTAGCTTACCTGGCTAGGCAGTTCTGCGCCGTAGTCTTCTCGATACATCATTCCCGGTGGTATAGGCTGCGGTGCCGCGTCCACCTTGTAGCAGCCAAGCATGAGCATCGATACAGCCAGAACACATAGGCCCGTGCTCAACTTGTAATTATTTCCCCTCATTACTTCAAAGTTTTTTGACTCTGAAACAGTAAATAATTCAAAGTTTTGTaattcttgaaaaatatttcatagttCGCTAAAGAATATcttaagatataaaattagAAAAGAACAAAATGTAAATTCTTTATATCAAAAGAGAAAAGGCGTTTTACTTCATAGGAACGAAGTTTACTTGCAATGAGATTAAAGTAGGGTTCAATTTTAACTTGAGGAGGTTTTAGAGTCGCAACTATCAGAATGAAATTAATATTACCCCTCGGAAGGTCGAGAAACTTACATCAATGCTCAAGCAAAGCAAATTATTCTGACCAGTATCAGAAGAGACAATTTTGTGGTTAGCTtaacaattttcttttatttatgcTTTATAAAtcggtttgaaaatttttataaaacgatgtatgtatattatatgttggcagtttttttaaataaatgttttaattaattaaaattagaaaGGTTGAATTCTAAAATCCAAGCCACGAATATAAATGCtcgttaatttataatatacactTCACGCACCATATGGGTCgaatattaattttcaaactaCCGTCTGTATTATTTTGCGCTATATAATTTTGATATCCGTTTGATATCACTGGTTATGACGAAGAGTATCTCTTATAACTTCTgtaaacattttataaaatatttaccgTTAATTATAATTCATACGTATGGttaactttaatttaaaatctgatGATAATATTAGTTTCGcaaagatatttttaaaatgttcttCTATTTAAGTTACACTAAAAATGTGTCTCAAAATAAATACGCAGTTTACTATGATCATGGATATCGTTTACTTTCCACTTGTTGCGTCATCGCCCATACTACATGTTCACATGTAAACTCCCACAGTATTCACTGATTTTCGCATGTATAGTGCATCACATCACCTTCGACTCCTTACTATTTTTattctaaatgttttttaaatattaagtGATGATTCTCAACAATTGAGAAAaaactttgtaatttttgtCATAGCTATAAAATTCTAGCTATAGAGATTTCTACTTTTACTTAACGAAGAATTCGTTTGCATACGTTTGTTAAGAAACGTATAATGACTTGAgaataaaaattcacaaaagaaaaacaaaaagtttgTACTAAATAAAAGTTCAACTGCTTTCACTAGCGTCGGGGAACGTGGTCTAGTTTTAAAATCGCTTTTACGTTAATGGTTTCACGTTGGCGCCCGACGATGATTGCGCAAGTTTGATTTCCTTTGCGATCTTGGTCGTTTTTCCGTATTCTAAAGTGTTAATGCTAAAAGTACAAGTTGCATTTCGAGAAAAGTCTTTTCAAATTGTGATATAGTTTACGCGCAAAAATGGATGCGATGCTAACATGTGCTTTTACTCGAAAGAAGTTGTTTACATTGGAAGTAAACGTTGATATTAAAAAAGAtatattgcatttttattagtttataaaatttaatgcaaATAACTAATGCACGAATTTTTACTTTACTATTTACTATAGATTTCCAAACTACTTTCGAATTTTGCTTTACATGTCCAATGACAATCGTAATGACAGCAAATCCATATTGTGTTTCAATTGTCATCATTATAAGTCTTAAAGTAATTGCTTTTCCGTGGTTCATTAACAATTGACCGACGTTCCAACGTGTACAATAATACTTTAATTTCCGAATATTACAAGATAGCCCAACGATTCATTCGTAATTACTCCACCACAAATGTTTACGAATGAGATGGGATCCAGGGGGTAATAAATAAGTCCATCGCTATTAAGgcactttattttattaatacagGTAGAACGGAAGAGAGGGTACGCTTCGATCAGTCAATACAACGATTATCATGTATTTTTCGAacacttttatatttttatgttagGCCATCGTGCTAGGCTATTTTTACGTCTATTCTAATTGACTAATTTTGTTGAATAAGAACTATTCATTTACAGTAATGAATATAATTTGTCATGacaaattaagaaaaattaatgaaattatactAAATCTTTACTTGTAAACTTTAATTTCGATGGTGATAGCACTGTTACGTTTCACCCACTTATAAGTCGTATGTTTTACTTCGAAACTCTTTCAGTATTACGATTGTACTTTAAAAAAGTCCTTTAACTGCGACCGTaatacttttacttttattctGATTAATTTACGTGATTCCGTAAGATTGGTCATTGGTGTATCTCATCAAGACTTTTTCTTTCTTGGTTTAAGCATGAACACGTTTAAGTACGATTCATTAATGTTATCGATATGGTTTCTTCTTTCCGTTTCTCAAGATCTACAAATGAGCGTTAATGAAAAATCTTTAATATACCCCTACCGAAGATAATTTCTAccttgttaaaaaatattaaaattttcgtgCATGGAatactctttctctttctagaCTTTAATGTCagataagaattttcgttACTAAATGTATGCAATGCATTATATAGTGGTTAAATAAAAGCAGTTGCAATCTACCGTATTTACGATGCGAAATCAACGTATTACACATTTAGTGGTCTTTAACAAGTTCACTTTAAGTTCAAGTCAAAAAGAGTAGTTTTAATACAGGATTACCAAAAGACTGCGCATTCACGCTCGAACCGTTGAATTCCGTCCAATTTTTAGAATGGTGtacacttttttaatttgcacAGACACACCACATGCAAATTTCAGATTCGACACTGaactattttttcaaattactaAAGATTGCATCCTACCTTTCTTCAAAACAACACACGCGTGCATTCGATGATCACTAAACGCGAATTAATTCAGGGGTACACGAAAGTTCAACAAAGACGATTCGAAagaatgattttttcaaatcagCGTTGCCAGCTGGACGAAAATGAATTGTGGCTCGGTGAGTGCGTCTCGTTCTATCTGTTTCACTTTTTCTTCTGGCGCGGTTCGTTTGAATTGGCGAATTCGTGTCTACGGTACGTCGCCCTCGAGGGTTTGCTTTTTGGTGACACGCCGAGTGCTCGAGGAATGAGCAGCGAGGGCTGATGTTCTCTCTATTATACCCTCACTTCCACCAACTTCGAGCCACACTCCTACCACCTGTAGAACCACGCTATAAGGGTGAATTCCCACTTATCCCgcccacgtttctcgagtcCTACAGGTCGGCTTTCCCGATCCCCCACCATATTTCTCTGTcgctgtttctctctctctctctctctcgctcactctgctctattgcgcgcgcgctcgtctttccctctttttcccttgtcatttttttcatctccttctctctctttctctccaaaTACCTGTTTACTAGCTCCGCTGTAAAATTTTTTCCGTTTACCAGCATTTGCGATATTGCTAAATTCTCTCTTTTTGCATTTCAGTCTCGATGGACTGTTTTGTAGTGCGcacaaatttaattaattaagagcCCGTACAGCCGTGGGTATCCAACAAGATCTCGTGCATTTCCCTCTAATCGTGGCGCTTAACTGTGCACCTCAGCTAAATCGTTATTGTCACGTTCTGAATTGCTGTCGCACTGCTATTAAGACACTGCGCGAATAACGAAGGAATATCCCAGTATAATATCTTCAACTATGAATtcagaattaaaataatattataatacttacGAAACTACTTGTGcagtatttaaattttagtacCTGCATAGCATACTGAAAAATTCGGCACACGTTTATCTTCACGTTCACGGCTCGAAATCCAATAGCGCGTCAAGTTGCAtcgtttgcaaatgaaaaacgtCAAAAATCCAAGCGATTTATGCGTCATGTCTAGTCTTTTTTTCAGTCGCGCGCAAGAACGTGTGCGTTTCGGATCTGTTTGCCCAGCGGGGCGGCAATCGAGCGCGTTAAGCTTCGCGACACAATACGGCTCAAATGGTGTTAATATGCACACGTGTAACGCATCCGATGCAACTCGTACGTGTTGATACAGAGGACGAAAGAGGAGAGCAAGAGGCGCGCGACACCGGAAAAGTTTCACGAGTGCGTCGGCGGGGCGCTTAATCATTTTGCGCGCGCCTTCGCGAATcaccgggagagagagagagagagagagagagagagagagagagagagagagagagagagagagagagaaagagagagagagagagagaaagagagagagagaaagagagataaagagagagaaagagagagagaaagaagaaacgCGTTAAAAAAGTTTTGCGACGCGAGCATCACCAGCGTCGGACGGGAATAAATCTCGACAGTGGCAGCGATTTTCGcgaaagttttattttaattgtatagTCTTGCGCGTGAAAATTCTCCTAAAGTTTTTTACGCGTTTTAGTGTGTGCAAGTAGTAACGGTCAGGATATGACCAGACGCGTGTTTTCTGGCTCTGCCATTCGTACACAAGCATCAATCTTAATCCTtgcgctgaaaaaaaaatgtaaaaaccgagtAACAATCGTTTATTCGAAAAGTCGACGCATATTTTCAATGCATATCAGTCAGTTGTCGTAACGCTCGTTTTATCCTCAATATTGGAGATATGACATTTCgccttttatttttcactccGAATCACGACGCCTCCAACGATATACATAAGCACGGCTATCTTTCTGCGTCTTAATTTCCACCGATCTGCGCATTGGATTTATGAGAGCATTCTTAAATTTAGCCTCGGCTTTTTTTCCTAACTAGTCGACCAATCGGAGGCAGGGAGACTCCTGGAGGTCGCGTCGTACGATTGGCCCATTGGTCCAATAGAACGCACCCAAGTTTGCGATAAGCCGATTTGTAGAAGCTTATCGCTCTTGTCTGCCCACTGTATCCGAGCGAGGTATTATTGCATCGACGCTCAAGATTTCAATCGAATGCGCAACAATCTTTACTTTTTATACGCGTTGCGACAAAATGGCTGCTGGAAAGCTGCGTGAATAGAGAACATGTGCGATATGCACTTAATTTATCCTTTGTTCCAGTTTGCGAAGAAGCGAGAATTTTCGGAATTTTCTCATCGAGATTTTTCTCGAATCTGGTGTTCACGACGATAATTATAAGCATCGGAAAACGTCTATCAGCTTCTGGATATCGCGTTTAATTTTACGCAGTTAACGTAGTCAGACGTCGCGCGCATTTAATAACGAAATTGCTTTCGTAACGTTAAAGAGCTCTCTTGGAATAAGGAAGAATTCGTTACTGCAACAGTATGTACAACATTAGCGTAGAGGCGATATCATTGCTTTGCGCGAGCAGAGCTTAATTACGCGCTTTGGTTCATAAATGAAATACACCGTGACGTATTTTGTAAATGTACCTGAGCCTTGgaattccccccccccccctctctctctctctctcgctgtgaCGCGTTATAACAAATCAAGGGCACAGTACAACACGGACGCCTAGCCGAGACCCATTGTTACGAATTCAGGTGAAAAAAGACCCTCTCACACGAACGAGAGGAGAGAACAACAGTCTCTCTTAATGATCGGTAAATTACACGCTATTTAATATATGAAACCTTTTCGTTCTCAAGTCcgttctccttttttttcactaaatGCTATGGAAAGTTTTCTCTGTATCGCTTTGTCGATTTCATGATTTGTTTCAAGGATGTGTTACgagaaagaaataattttttcttttttttgtaaccaGGAAATGTCGGACGGCGAGCAAGAGGACGAGAAACCGTTCGCGGTCGAGCGCGCCAAGACCGGAAGAGCCAAGTGTAAGAAATGCAAATGTCCGATCGAGAAAGACCAGGTGCGGATAGCTAAACTGATGGCAAATCCTTTCGGTGAAGGGAAGATGAAGGCCTGGCACCACGTGAGCTGCCTCTTCGAAGTCTTTTCCAGGCAACGCGCAACGACCAAACGAATTGAAAATCCGGAGGAGGATATCAGCGGGTGGGACTCGCTGTGCGACGAGGACAAAGATGTCGTATTGGAAAAACTTGGCGAATTCGAGGATGCTGGTAATAGATGTCCTTCAAATTTAATACCGAATATGAATCGATTATTGATCAAAcgcatttcatttttcagagcCGTTTAAGGCAGCTAAGGCCAAGGCCAAATCTCCCAAAGCCACTGCAGGAGCAGG
The sequence above is a segment of the Nasonia vitripennis strain AsymCx chromosome 3, Nvit_psr_1.1, whole genome shotgun sequence genome. Coding sequences within it:
- the LOC100679460 gene encoding uncharacterized protein LOC100679460 isoform X1 encodes the protein MHACVVLKKESKNFEVMRGNNYKLSTGLCVLAVSMLMLGCYKVDAAPQPIPPGMMYREDYGAELPSQTLVDRLKQIVERKEQKIEKEIAELAEEQMEIQALIDAKARNQREHQQPPEFSEEDTEALPVPAAMYHSGPLHSGKRTSYMALCHFKICNMGRKRQM
- the LOC100679460 gene encoding uncharacterized protein LOC100679460 isoform X2 translates to MRGNNYKLSTGLCVLAVSMLMLGCYKVDAAPQPIPPGMMYREDYGAELPSQTLVDRLKQIVERKEQKIEKEIAELAEEQMEIQALIDAKARNQREHQQPPEFSEEDTEALPVPAAMYHSGPLHSGKRTSYMALCHFKICNMGRKRQM